One Pseudonocardia abyssalis DNA segment encodes these proteins:
- a CDS encoding cupin domain-containing protein, with protein MIDGKDTDGRFALVQHLFEPRALAVPMHRHHDEDEYTYVLTGRIGAVLGGEELVAEPGDLLFEPRDQWHTFWNAGDEPAAVLELVSPAGLEELFRSFATLTAEPSPEEPAGMAARYGRDLDFPATGPVLERHGLTF; from the coding sequence ATGATCGACGGCAAGGACACCGACGGCCGGTTCGCACTGGTCCAGCACCTCTTCGAGCCCCGCGCGCTGGCCGTGCCGATGCACCGCCACCACGACGAGGACGAGTACACCTACGTGCTCACCGGCCGGATCGGTGCGGTGCTGGGCGGCGAGGAGCTGGTCGCCGAACCCGGTGACCTGCTGTTCGAGCCCCGCGACCAGTGGCACACGTTCTGGAACGCCGGCGACGAGCCGGCCGCCGTGCTGGAGCTCGTCTCGCCCGCCGGGCTGGAGGAGCTGTTCCGGTCGTTCGCGACGCTCACCGCGGAGCCCTCGCCGGAGGAGCCGGCGGGGATGGCCGCCCGGTACGGCCGCGACCTGGACTTCCCGGCCACCGGCCCGGTACTGGAGCGGCACGGGCTGACGTTCTAG
- a CDS encoding pyridoxamine 5'-phosphate oxidase family protein, producing the protein MSRYAQLAFTDPVREVQAERGSAAAMARMLDDVPIDVLGPAESEFLSERDGIYLATVGATGWPYVQHRGGPPGFLHVLDEHTLGFVDVRGNRQYVSAGNLRHDDRVAVFAMDYALQRRLKLLGRAEILALDADAGLTERLSDVVTDGKPERVVLIHVEGVQPNCPQHITPRWSEAELTDALRPLRERLAALEAENARLRAG; encoded by the coding sequence ATGAGTCGTTACGCGCAGCTCGCGTTCACCGATCCCGTCCGCGAGGTCCAGGCCGAGCGGGGCAGCGCCGCCGCCATGGCCCGGATGCTCGACGACGTGCCGATCGACGTACTGGGACCGGCCGAGTCGGAGTTCCTGAGCGAGCGCGACGGCATCTACCTGGCGACGGTCGGCGCCACCGGCTGGCCCTACGTCCAGCACCGTGGCGGCCCGCCCGGTTTCCTGCACGTGCTCGACGAGCACACGCTGGGCTTCGTCGACGTCCGCGGCAACCGCCAGTACGTCTCCGCGGGCAACCTGCGCCACGACGACCGCGTCGCCGTGTTCGCGATGGACTACGCACTCCAGCGGCGGCTCAAGCTGCTCGGCCGGGCCGAGATCCTCGCGCTGGACGCCGACGCAGGCCTGACCGAGCGGCTCTCCGACGTCGTCACCGACGGGAAGCCGGAGCGCGTCGTGCTGATCCACGTCGAGGGCGTCCAGCCGAACTGCCCGCAGCACATCACCCCCCGCTGGTCCGAGGCCGAACTGACCGACGCGCTGCGGCCCCTGCGCGAGCGCCTCGCCGCGCTGGAGGCGGAGAACGCCCGGCTCAGGGCGGGCTGA
- a CDS encoding phosphatase PAP2 family protein gives MSDPTTPAGLDGHLPAPRPRPGRTVLLAVLLLLAAGAAMWAALDSVGPGRLDTRFLGEAVESRTGGLNSVAVTITEIGNTFAMGLLATLTGIWCWARGRRVDAVFVVATMAGAALTFRGIKILVDRPRPPAFAQVVRESNESLPSGHATMSMVVIGSLVVLFWAGRSTAARVTMVVAAALWVGAVGSTRIYLGVHWFTDVLIGWLLGAAWLAGCAATWSWWRRRAAVTA, from the coding sequence GTGAGCGACCCCACGACCCCCGCCGGCCTCGACGGGCACCTGCCCGCGCCCCGCCCGCGACCGGGACGCACCGTGCTCCTGGCGGTGCTCCTGCTGCTCGCGGCGGGGGCGGCGATGTGGGCGGCGCTCGACTCGGTCGGCCCGGGCCGGCTCGACACCCGGTTCCTCGGCGAGGCGGTCGAGTCCCGGACGGGCGGGCTGAACAGCGTCGCCGTCACGATCACCGAGATCGGCAACACGTTCGCGATGGGGCTGCTGGCCACCCTCACCGGGATCTGGTGCTGGGCGCGCGGGCGGCGGGTCGACGCGGTGTTCGTCGTCGCCACGATGGCGGGGGCGGCACTGACCTTCCGGGGCATCAAGATCCTCGTCGACCGGCCACGGCCCCCCGCGTTCGCGCAGGTGGTGCGCGAGAGCAACGAGTCCCTGCCCTCGGGGCACGCCACGATGTCGATGGTCGTGATCGGGTCGCTGGTCGTGCTGTTCTGGGCCGGCCGGAGCACCGCGGCGCGCGTGACGATGGTCGTCGCGGCGGCGCTGTGGGTCGGGGCCGTCGGCTCGACCCGGATCTACCTGGGCGTGCACTGGTTCACCGACGTGCTCATCGGCTGGCTGCTCGGCGCGGCGTGGCTGGCGGGATGCGCGGCGACGTGGAGCTGGTGGCGCCGGCGCGCCGCCGTCACCGCGTGA
- a CDS encoding Fpg/Nei family DNA glycosylase — MPELPEVELARTVLRDALHREIASIDDNDDWVCRPHPPGQIAAALVGGELTAAHRRGKTMWCETSVRGDAGPELGIHLGMGGQIVVDGKVGPTGPEHRNPGARKPEWDRFTMNFADGGSLRLFDKRRLGRVRLDPDHEALGPDAEMITRDEFRTRVGRGHSAVKARLLDQTVLAGVGNLLADETLWQASISPAKPADELRPKDLDRLYDSLESSLKAAIAHGGVHTGEVIPYRNADAACPRCGSHMLHGTVGGRSTWWCAKEQR, encoded by the coding sequence GTGCCCGAACTGCCCGAGGTCGAGCTGGCCCGCACGGTCCTGCGCGACGCCCTGCACCGCGAGATCGCCTCGATCGACGACAACGACGACTGGGTGTGCCGCCCCCACCCGCCCGGCCAGATCGCGGCCGCGCTCGTCGGCGGCGAGCTCACCGCGGCGCACCGGCGGGGCAAGACGATGTGGTGCGAGACCTCGGTGCGCGGCGACGCGGGGCCGGAGCTGGGCATCCACCTGGGGATGGGCGGGCAGATCGTCGTCGACGGGAAGGTCGGGCCGACCGGGCCCGAGCACCGCAACCCGGGCGCCCGCAAGCCCGAGTGGGACCGCTTCACGATGAACTTCGCCGACGGCGGCTCGCTGCGGCTGTTCGACAAGCGCCGCCTCGGCCGCGTCCGCCTCGACCCGGACCACGAGGCGCTGGGCCCCGACGCCGAGATGATCACCCGCGACGAGTTCCGCACCCGCGTCGGGCGCGGGCACTCCGCGGTCAAGGCGCGGCTGCTCGACCAGACCGTCCTCGCCGGCGTCGGCAACCTGCTCGCCGACGAGACGCTGTGGCAGGCGTCGATCTCCCCGGCGAAGCCCGCCGACGAGCTGCGCCCCAAGGACCTCGACCGCCTCTACGACAGCCTGGAGTCCTCGTTGAAGGCGGCCATCGCGCACGGCGGCGTGCACACCGGCGAGGTCATCCCGTACCGCAACGCCGACGCCGCGTGCCCGCGCTGCGGCTCGCACATGCTGCACGGCACCGTCGGCGGCCGCTCCACGTGGTGGTGCGCGAAGGAGCAGCGCTAG
- the pgi gene encoding glucose-6-phosphate isomerase — protein MDIAATPEWAALSEHHAAVAGLHLRDLFDADPERAAALTTTGADLVLDWSKNRVTRDTLPLLTALARAAGLPGRTDAMFAGEHINTSEDRAVLHTALRAPRATALAVDGQDVIDDVHAVLDRMGEFTDSVRSGAWTGHTGERIRAVVNIGIGGSDLGPVMAYEALRAYARRDIELRFVSNIDPTDVAEATRDLDPATTLFVVSSKTFTTLETLTNARVARAWLLAGLGDDADVAKHFVAVSTNAPEATAFGIDEANMFGFWDWVGGRYSLDSAIGLSLMIAIGKEQFAEFLAGMHAMDRHFRDTPLEQNLPVIAGLLNVWYVNFFGTETHAVLPYSQYLHRLPAYLQQLTMESNGKSVRGDGTPVTTATGEIFWGEPGTNGQHAFYQLIHQGTRLIPADFIGFASPNHEYPVDDETDMHDLFMSNLFAQSSALAFGKTAEEIAAEGTPAELVPHKVMPGNRPSSTILARKLTPSVLGQLIAFYEHVTFVEGTIWGIDSFDQWGVELGKVMAKQLGPTLTEPSPDLSGLDSSTAALVGRYREWRGR, from the coding sequence GTGGACATCGCCGCTACCCCCGAGTGGGCCGCCCTCTCCGAGCACCACGCCGCCGTCGCCGGCCTGCACCTGCGTGACCTGTTCGACGCCGACCCGGAGCGGGCCGCCGCGCTCACCACGACCGGCGCCGATCTCGTCCTCGACTGGTCCAAGAACCGCGTCACCCGCGACACCCTCCCGCTCCTGACGGCTCTGGCGCGGGCCGCGGGCCTGCCCGGGCGCACCGACGCGATGTTCGCGGGCGAGCACATCAACACCAGCGAGGACCGGGCGGTGCTGCACACGGCCCTGCGCGCCCCCCGGGCCACGGCGCTCGCCGTCGACGGCCAGGACGTGATCGACGACGTGCACGCCGTCCTCGACCGGATGGGCGAGTTCACCGACTCCGTGCGCTCCGGGGCCTGGACCGGGCACACCGGGGAGCGGATCCGCGCCGTCGTCAACATCGGGATCGGTGGCTCGGACCTGGGCCCCGTGATGGCGTACGAGGCCCTGCGCGCCTACGCCCGGCGCGACATCGAGCTGCGGTTCGTGTCCAACATCGACCCCACCGACGTCGCCGAGGCCACCCGCGACCTCGACCCCGCGACGACGCTGTTCGTCGTCTCGTCCAAGACGTTCACGACGCTGGAGACGCTGACGAACGCGCGCGTCGCCCGGGCGTGGCTGCTCGCCGGGCTCGGTGACGACGCCGACGTGGCGAAGCACTTCGTCGCGGTGTCGACGAACGCCCCGGAGGCCACGGCGTTCGGCATCGACGAGGCCAACATGTTCGGCTTCTGGGACTGGGTGGGCGGGCGCTACTCGCTCGACTCCGCGATCGGGCTGTCGCTGATGATCGCGATCGGCAAGGAGCAGTTCGCCGAGTTCCTCGCCGGCATGCACGCGATGGACCGGCACTTCCGCGACACCCCGCTCGAGCAGAACCTGCCGGTGATCGCCGGGCTGCTCAACGTCTGGTACGTCAACTTCTTCGGCACCGAGACGCACGCGGTGCTCCCCTACAGCCAGTACCTGCACCGGCTGCCGGCCTACCTGCAGCAGCTGACGATGGAGAGCAACGGCAAGTCCGTCCGCGGTGACGGCACCCCGGTCACGACCGCGACCGGGGAGATCTTCTGGGGCGAGCCGGGCACCAACGGCCAGCACGCGTTCTACCAGCTGATCCACCAGGGCACGCGGCTGATCCCGGCCGACTTCATCGGGTTCGCCTCGCCCAACCACGAGTACCCGGTGGACGACGAGACCGACATGCACGACCTGTTCATGTCCAACCTGTTCGCGCAGTCCTCGGCGCTGGCGTTCGGTAAGACCGCCGAGGAGATCGCCGCGGAGGGCACGCCCGCGGAACTGGTGCCGCACAAGGTCATGCCCGGCAACCGGCCCAGCTCGACGATCCTGGCGCGCAAGCTCACGCCGTCGGTGCTGGGGCAGCTGATCGCCTTCTACGAGCACGTGACGTTCGTCGAGGGCACGATCTGGGGCATCGACTCGTTCGACCAGTGGGGCGTCGAGCTCGGGAAGGTCATGGCCAAGCAGCTCGGCCCGACGCTGACCGAACCGTCGCCGGACCTCTCCGGGCTCGACTCCTCCACCGCCGCCCTCGTGGGCCGCTACCGGGAGTGGCGCGGGCGGTGA
- a CDS encoding TetR/AcrR family transcriptional regulator → MPTAARDRLIAAAERLFYAEGIRAVGVERLLAESGVGRASFYRHFPGKDDLVVTVLGERLARWRADLAAAVDARGGGVPAVFDALADQLAEPGFRGCAAINAMVEAADPDSAAHRVAADHKTMLAAYLGGLAGDEELGEQLVILVDGVIVTALRDRTGAPARRAAAIAARLTR, encoded by the coding sequence GTGCCCACCGCCGCCCGTGACCGACTGATCGCCGCCGCCGAGCGCCTCTTCTACGCCGAGGGCATCCGGGCGGTGGGGGTGGAGCGGCTGCTCGCCGAGTCCGGCGTCGGACGCGCGTCGTTCTACCGGCACTTCCCCGGCAAGGACGACCTGGTCGTCACGGTGCTGGGGGAGCGGCTCGCCCGCTGGCGCGCCGACCTCGCGGCCGCCGTCGACGCCCGCGGGGGCGGGGTGCCCGCGGTGTTCGACGCGCTCGCCGACCAGCTCGCCGAGCCCGGGTTCCGCGGCTGCGCGGCGATCAACGCGATGGTCGAGGCCGCCGACCCGGACAGCGCGGCGCACCGCGTCGCCGCCGACCACAAGACGATGCTCGCGGCCTACCTGGGCGGGCTGGCCGGCGACGAGGAGCTCGGCGAGCAGCTGGTGATCCTGGTCGACGGCGTGATCGTCACGGCGCTGCGCGACCGCACCGGCGCCCCCGCGCGGCGGGCGGCGGCGATCGCGGCCCGTCTCACGCGGTGA